CTCTGCTGGCTTACCTGTGTTAATAAAATACTGCAGATGGATCCGCCCGCCTCAGCCTCTTCGTCACatgtacagacatgaatttacatttccttcaaccTGTTGTAATGTGGTAATGCAATATTgcaatgcatttcttttaaaagtaacttttcccaacactgaatataacacacacacactgatcttactgtctatatgaggatttattacacacatttattctgacatgTTATTTAactgacagaagttcagctgcagtattaatgtcatgaagagaaaagaagagactctataacatcacactgttatttattcatcatgcagctcaaagcattatgggtagaatctctcttCAGTTTATTCTGATTCATcgacacagtttcactgatgatccagaTCCAAAtccaaacccaggatagagcggctgagtgaatgtggtctggactgtgtggatgaggctcattgtgtcagagacgctgtagaaggacagagttcctgcactgtgatccacaaacactcctattctactgctgatggacttCACAGAGAGAGCAGTCTCATTCTTATTGTGCCAGAATGAGTATCTGGAGGGAGTacagaacaaactccaggactgatcattaaatccaaacacacactctttaGCCCCTCCCTTCCTGCTCATGCTCTTATATGAAACTGATATACGCACACCATTATCTCCACTCCACTGCAGCTCCCAGTAACAgcatccacacacactctctctacacaacacctgacacaaataatcaaatctgtctggatgatcaggataagACTGATCTGTGCCAGTGACAGTAATCACTCTGTTGCTCTCAGACAGACGGAGGCGTTTATAtgctgtgttcagatccagagtgaactgatgggaatctgatggagataaaacacatcagaatcaggaattatgaatctgttcttttcatgtagctgaactcttaatgttcagtgtatcatcagtgtctcagtacagatgaacagatatctgtgcacatcatcatctacatcatcagttataaaatTCTTCTGTCACCTTCTACaagaagaacatgaacacactcagcgaggtttctgcttgttttcttactgacttacatcgtaggaagtcgttcctggttctgggaacaatgttgTTGAGTGtttctgtggaaatcaacagacatgaacagtgtgattctcatgatcctgtatctattcctaacacatttctaatatgatgttctccatgatatgagatgatgatggactggtttctgagagcagatgaatctccaggactttacctctgtctgagatcttcttgagctgcTCTTtacagaaatcctccagtttgtctctcagttgaaggacagattctctcagagcatcagaagagaagagagaaattaagagatcatcatttacgtctgtagattcaggaggtgctgagagagactggaaactctacagaaaacagaaatcaaactcatcagctccacacttcaccCAATAACCTGCAGGAACATCAGATTTGTGCGGCTCTTGTTGACTCGACCGATCTTTAGTAACTCACCTCAATCCAGcactttcacagcatcagctGCATTCTTCTCATATTCATTCTATCAGATTAGAGCTACAGATTCTAATATTTTCCACTTACACTATATGTGAACTTTCTAGGAAATAGTTTGGatgataaaacatctgctaagaACATAAATGTCCCCTAACAGCTCAAACATCACTGGAGTCTCATTGTAGGTATGAGTAGATTTACTCAGGAAAAGCAGCTCAAAATCTTACTTTAGATTGACCATTATTTATAACGTTGTGTAGTGGTTAGAGACACTGAAACTTCACAGGGTCTCTTAAGACACACTCAGGTATGGTTTCAATATACTGAAACATTGTTAATATAAAGACTCACTTTATGTTTGGGGTCTTTATGATCATCAATGTGTTACAGGctaataaaaaaagagttttatcAGATTTGAGGATCACCTGATCCAATTTTGATGAACGTTACGCAGAATTGGTACTATCGAGTTCACTGATTTCACAGTGATGTTATAAATCAGAaagaaaaatatggtaaaaatttGAGTGAGTGAAGTTTTGAACTGTTGGTGGCGCTAGTGGTGTTTGACAGCTAAATATATCTTTCAGAAGAAAGAGCTGAGAGAGAAATCCTAAGAGATTTCCAGAGCTAAAAGCCATTTGTAAGCGCGTCTCTTTCAGaagaagatgatcagatgagagtctgactgatgattatataataagacactcatgaaatgtttctctgtgagtctctgtcacagcaggatctgctcaagtccactatgatcctgttcttctagatctgtgttacctgcaggaactggatgtgatcctgtgtgtgtgaaagctgctccagctcagcgtctctcctcctcagatcattgatctcctgctccagtcgctccagtcgtccttcagctcgactcactgcagtcttttcctgttctctgatcagtcgtatcagctcagagcagcttctctcaatggagcggatgagctcagtaaagatcctctcactgtcctccagtGCTGTCTGTGCaaagcgctgttaggacacacagtgattcagcttcagtgagtctgaactgagacagagacaaacttctcttcttctccagactcaccttctgagactccacagtctctctcagctgctgaagatctttctctttctgctggattctctgctgaaAAGTCTTTTGCGTCTCCTTCAGCTCCTTCTGCAGGACAAATGCATGATAGTGAATgccacagaaaactactggctcTAAATCATCAATGAATTTAAGAAAAATGGAACTGATATGGCTGTAGGTTCAAACTCAAGCTCAGTTACAAACATTGAACATGATGAAGATTAAGGCCTGTTTCAcactgtacaggtccttctcaaaaaattagcatattgtgaaaaagttcattattttccataatgtaatgataaaaattaaactttcatatattttagattcattgcacaccaactgaaatatttcaggtcttttattgttttaaatactgatgattttggcatacagctcatgaaaacccaaaattcctatctcaaaaaa
This genomic stretch from Cyprinus carpio isolate SPL01 chromosome B16, ASM1834038v1, whole genome shotgun sequence harbors:
- the LOC109102442 gene encoding tripartite motif-containing protein 16-like, which produces MAEARIFQDEFLCPVCQDLLKDPVTIPCGHSYCKSCITDCWDQEDQKRVYSCPQCRQTFSPRPALARNTMLAELVEKLKKRKRPADCDAGVEDVQCDACTGRKYKAFKSCLVCLNSYCQNHLEQHESWFKGKRHNLTDATGRLQEMICQKHKKLLEVFCRTDQKCICVLCTIDGHKNHNTLSAATQRTEKQKELKETQKTFQQRIQQKEKDLQQLRETVESQKRFAQTALEDSERIFTELIRSIERSCSELIRLIREQEKTAVSRAEGRLERLEQEINDLRRRDAELEQLSHTQDHIQFLQSFQSLSAPPESTDVNDDLLISLFSSDALRESVLQLRDKLEDFCKEQLKKISDRGKVLEIQFTLDLNTAYKRLRLSESNRVITVTGTDQSYPDHPDRFDYLCQVLCRESVCGCCYWELQWSGDNGVRISVSYKSMSRKGGAKECVFGFNDQSWSLFCTPSRYSFWHNKNETALSVKSISSRIGVFVDHSAGTLSFYSVSDTMSLIHTVQTTFTQPLYPGFGFGSGSSVKLCR